A single window of Polaribacter sp. SA4-10 DNA harbors:
- a CDS encoding DUF962 domain-containing protein, with protein MKTAQQWFDEYAVSHKNETNILIHFICVPAIFFSVIGLLMSIPTEFLENFFGIYNPFLENWATVVAVIMLIFYLRLGFWHFIEMFLFTAVSIIGNYWISKNGNLAIISILIFVFAWIGQFYGHKVEGKKPSFIKDLQFLLIGPLWVIKKLGTKKT; from the coding sequence ATGAAAACTGCACAACAATGGTTTGATGAGTATGCTGTAAGTCATAAAAACGAAACCAATATATTAATTCATTTTATCTGCGTTCCTGCTATATTTTTTAGTGTAATTGGCTTGCTTATGAGCATTCCTACTGAGTTTTTAGAAAACTTTTTTGGTATTTACAATCCGTTTTTAGAAAATTGGGCAACCGTTGTTGCTGTAATCATGCTAATCTTTTATTTACGTTTAGGTTTTTGGCATTTTATAGAAATGTTTCTTTTTACAGCAGTGTCTATTATTGGAAATTATTGGATTAGTAAAAATGGAAACTTAGCCATTATTTCTATTTTAATTTTTGTATTTGCTTGGATTGGTCAGTTTTACGGACATAAAGTAGAAGGTAAAAAACCTTCTTTTATTAAAGATTTACAATTTTTATTGATTGGCCCTCTTTGGGTGATTAAAAAATTAGGGACTAAGAAGACATAA
- a CDS encoding HAD-IA family hydrolase, translating to MIKNIIFDFGDIFINLDKMGTYKAMAQLGVTEISEDMISVYHQYEKGLISTSTFIYFYQKKFPQIKENQLVDAWNAVLLDFPKKRLEFLKELSKNNDYRLFLLSNTNDLHISWVQNSLGDLFYNEFKNCFEQFYLSHEINFRKPDSEIYEFVLNQNNLVANETLFVDDLKENTTAANKLGIHVWNLIPGEEDVLELFTKNHL from the coding sequence ATGATTAAAAACATTATTTTCGATTTTGGCGATATTTTTATCAATTTAGATAAAATGGGAACCTATAAAGCGATGGCTCAATTAGGCGTTACAGAAATTTCTGAAGACATGATTTCTGTATATCATCAATATGAAAAAGGATTAATTTCTACTTCAACCTTTATTTATTTTTATCAGAAAAAATTTCCTCAAATTAAAGAAAACCAACTCGTTGATGCTTGGAATGCTGTGTTGTTAGATTTTCCTAAAAAGAGATTAGAATTTTTAAAAGAATTGTCTAAAAATAATGATTATAGATTGTTTTTGTTGAGCAATACGAACGATTTACATATTTCTTGGGTTCAGAATTCTTTAGGTGATTTGTTTTACAATGAATTTAAAAATTGCTTTGAACAGTTTTATTTATCGCATGAAATTAATTTTAGAAAACCAGATTCAGAAATTTATGAATTTGTATTAAATCAAAATAATTTAGTAGCAAATGAAACTCTTTTTGTAGATGACTTAAAAGAAAATACAACTGCTGCAAATAAATTGGGCATTCATGTTTGGAATTTAATTCCTGGTGAAGAAGATGTCTTGGAATTATTTACTAAAAACCACCTATAA
- the ribD gene encoding bifunctional diaminohydroxyphosphoribosylaminopyrimidine deaminase/5-amino-6-(5-phosphoribosylamino)uracil reductase RibD, whose protein sequence is MINHQLYIKRCLQIAKNGIGTSRPNPSVGAVIVYENKIIGEGFTSPYGGNHAEVNAINSVNNKALLKEATIYVTLEPCSHFGKTPPCADLIVKHQLKKVVIGCVDSNSLVAGKGVERLINAGCNVIVGVLEAECRAHHKRFFCVQDKKRPFIILKWAETKDGFIAPVYPELVSETKNNETLKPVQGKPIWITNTYSQQLVHKWRSEEHAILVGTNTAIVDNPKLNVRTWSGNNPIRIVLDKRLRISENASVFDKSVKTIVITEVEKRGSENLLFKQIDFSKKIGSQVCQVMQNQNIQSVIIEGGTQTLQTFIDENLWDEARVFTGDVAFGKGVKSPSFKRQSSHEINIKNDVLKIYKND, encoded by the coding sequence ATTATTAACCATCAATTATACATAAAACGTTGTTTGCAAATTGCTAAAAACGGAATTGGAACTTCGCGTCCAAATCCTTCCGTGGGTGCAGTGATTGTTTATGAGAATAAAATTATTGGCGAAGGTTTTACATCTCCTTACGGAGGAAATCATGCAGAAGTAAATGCAATAAATTCAGTAAATAATAAAGCACTTTTAAAAGAAGCTACAATTTATGTAACCTTAGAACCTTGTTCGCATTTTGGCAAAACGCCACCTTGTGCAGATTTAATTGTAAAACATCAACTTAAAAAGGTGGTAATTGGTTGTGTAGATTCTAATAGTTTAGTTGCTGGTAAAGGAGTTGAACGATTAATTAATGCAGGTTGTAATGTAATTGTGGGTGTTTTAGAAGCTGAATGTAGAGCTCATCACAAGCGTTTTTTCTGTGTTCAAGATAAAAAAAGACCATTTATTATTCTAAAATGGGCAGAAACTAAAGATGGATTTATAGCTCCAGTTTATCCTGAACTTGTTTCAGAAACAAAAAATAATGAGACTTTGAAACCAGTTCAAGGCAAGCCAATTTGGATTACCAATACATATTCGCAGCAATTAGTTCATAAATGGCGAAGTGAAGAACATGCAATTTTAGTGGGAACAAATACTGCTATTGTGGATAATCCTAAATTGAATGTTAGAACTTGGTCTGGAAATAATCCTATTAGAATTGTATTAGATAAAAGACTACGAATTTCTGAAAATGCAAGTGTTTTTGATAAAAGTGTAAAGACAATTGTAATTACTGAAGTTGAAAAAAGAGGAAGTGAAAACTTGCTTTTTAAGCAAATAGATTTTTCAAAAAAGATAGGTTCTCAAGTTTGTCAAGTTATGCAAAATCAGAATATTCAATCTGTAATAATTGAAGGAGGAACACAAACCTTACAAACTTTTATTGATGAAAACCTGTGGGATGAAGCAAGAGTTTTTACAGGTGATGTTGCGTTTGGAAAAGGAGTGAAGTCTCCTAGCTTTAAGAGACAATCTTCACACGAAATAAACATCAAAAACGATGTTTTAAAAATATATAAAAATGATTAA
- a CDS encoding thioesterase family protein, whose protein sequence is MKKSSTKTRIRYSETDQMGVVYHGNYAQFFELGRTEWLRSLGVTYKDMEISGIMLPVISINFKFIKSALYDDVLTIHTFLKKKPLVKIEFDYEIINQNNELICKGSSVLAFMNSKTMKPTKCPDYLLESLGF, encoded by the coding sequence TTGAAAAAATCATCAACAAAAACCAGAATTAGATATTCTGAGACCGACCAAATGGGCGTAGTTTATCACGGAAATTACGCTCAATTTTTTGAATTAGGGCGAACAGAATGGCTTCGTTCTTTAGGAGTCACCTACAAAGATATGGAAATCAGCGGAATAATGCTTCCTGTTATTTCTATAAATTTTAAATTCATTAAATCTGCATTGTATGATGATGTTTTAACCATACATACTTTTTTAAAGAAAAAGCCATTAGTTAAAATTGAATTTGATTATGAAATAATAAATCAGAATAATGAATTAATTTGTAAAGGAAGTAGTGTTTTAGCTTTTATGAATTCGAAAACAATGAAACCAACAAAATGCCCAGATTATTTATTAGAAAGTTTAGGTTTCTAA
- a CDS encoding Lrp/AsnC family transcriptional regulator produces the protein MEGQIDYIDKQILLKLQSDARKAYSQIAEELKISNSLVHQRIKKLHEAGIIMDAKFIFDEKKLGYKTKSYSGIRLREARFAKSVMEELTKIEEIVECNYVSGNYAIFILIFAKDNEHLREVLYEQVHLINGVAGTDSFLCFDSGFKRNIPFK, from the coding sequence ATGGAAGGTCAAATTGATTATATAGATAAACAGATTTTATTAAAATTACAGTCAGATGCAAGAAAAGCATACTCACAAATCGCCGAAGAATTAAAAATTTCTAATTCCCTAGTACATCAGCGTATTAAAAAATTACATGAAGCAGGTATTATCATGGATGCCAAATTTATTTTTGATGAAAAAAAGCTCGGTTACAAAACTAAATCTTACTCAGGAATTAGACTTCGTGAAGCTCGTTTTGCGAAATCTGTTATGGAAGAGCTTACAAAAATAGAAGAAATTGTTGAGTGTAATTATGTTTCTGGTAATTATGCCATCTTTATATTAATCTTCGCAAAAGACAATGAACATCTTCGTGAAGTTTTATACGAGCAAGTCCACTTAATAAATGGAGTTGCCGGCACAGACAGTTTTCTTTGTTTTGATAGTGGCTTTAAAAGAAATATTCCGTTTAAATAA
- the prmC gene encoding peptide chain release factor N(5)-glutamine methyltransferase: MILKEFRAFCTEALSGIYPQTEIDTFFFLLIEEKLELQRIDTVLKPEFELSDDILQELKAIIERLIKEEPIQYILGKTEFYGFPFLVDKNTLIPRPETEELVEWVLDEVAKIADSNVSELSILDIGTGTGCIPISLAKNLPNAKITTIDISSKALKIAKQNAKLNTVVIDFLETDILQTEKLQQQFDIIISNPPYVRELEKQEIKNNVLENEPHLALFVDDNNPLVFYTKIADLAKNHLTKNGLLFFEINQYLGKETVKMLEEKGFKNIELRKDLFGNDRMIKTSINTRFCLD; this comes from the coding sequence ATGATTTTAAAAGAATTTAGAGCTTTTTGTACTGAAGCACTGTCAGGAATTTATCCACAGACAGAAATAGATACTTTTTTCTTTTTGTTGATAGAAGAAAAACTTGAGCTACAAAGAATTGATACTGTTTTAAAACCTGAATTTGAACTTTCTGATGATATCTTACAAGAATTAAAAGCGATAATAGAACGATTAATAAAAGAAGAACCAATACAATATATTCTAGGAAAAACTGAATTTTATGGATTCCCTTTTTTAGTTGATAAAAATACGCTTATTCCAAGACCAGAAACAGAAGAATTGGTTGAATGGGTTTTAGATGAAGTTGCAAAAATAGCAGATTCAAATGTTTCAGAATTATCAATTCTTGATATTGGAACAGGAACTGGTTGTATTCCTATTTCTTTAGCTAAGAATTTACCTAATGCAAAAATTACTACAATAGACATTTCTTCTAAAGCCTTAAAAATTGCAAAACAAAACGCAAAATTGAATACTGTAGTTATTGATTTTTTAGAAACTGATATTTTACAAACAGAAAAATTGCAGCAACAATTTGACATTATTATTTCTAATCCACCCTATGTTCGTGAACTTGAAAAACAGGAAATTAAAAATAATGTTTTAGAAAACGAACCCCATCTAGCATTATTTGTAGATGATAATAATCCTTTAGTTTTTTATACTAAAATTGCTGATTTAGCTAAAAATCATCTTACTAAAAATGGGTTGTTATTTTTTGAAATCAATCAATATTTAGGAAAAGAAACAGTGAAAATGTTAGAAGAAAAAGGATTCAAAAACATTGAATTAAGAAAAGATTTATTTGGAAATGATAGAATGATCAAAACGAGTATTAACACCCGTTTTTGTTTAGATTAG
- a CDS encoding LEA type 2 family protein, whose protein sequence is MKKLLYFSVLFLLISGCSVKKKPVFIKVDNIKVLSFKSDTIKLKAAAFFENPNNVSGTFSTDKIKVIVNGEEVAHVFSDEFKVPAKKEFIIPLTAYIPTRKIFENNKNGILGGLLNSILNKSVKVQFKGNLKYTVFGFTKDYIIDTTEEIKIKF, encoded by the coding sequence ATGAAAAAGTTACTATATTTTTCTGTTTTATTTTTATTGATAAGTGGTTGTTCAGTCAAAAAGAAGCCTGTTTTTATAAAGGTTGATAATATTAAGGTTTTAAGTTTTAAATCGGATACAATTAAATTAAAAGCAGCAGCTTTTTTTGAAAATCCAAACAATGTTTCTGGTACGTTTTCTACTGATAAAATTAAAGTAATTGTAAATGGGGAAGAGGTTGCACATGTTTTTTCTGACGAATTTAAAGTACCAGCTAAAAAAGAGTTCATAATTCCTTTAACTGCTTATATTCCTACGAGAAAGATTTTTGAAAATAATAAAAATGGAATTTTAGGAGGATTGTTAAATTCAATATTAAATAAATCTGTTAAAGTACAATTTAAAGGAAATTTAAAATATACTGTGTTTGGCTTTACAAAAGATTATATTATTGATACAACTGAAGAAATTAAGATTAAATTTTAA
- a CDS encoding M14 family metallopeptidase, whose product MKKLIVLFLLLSISISAQKVDLSYYLPSEVYNSSIPTPESVIGHEVGEWHITHDKLVEYMKALAKASDRISIENRGTTFEGRPLLLLTITSPENHQNLENIRNKHIEATDNSSVDISNDPIVVYQGFSIHGNEPSGSNAALAVAYYLAASNRIDDVLKNTVVLFDPSFNPDGLQRFAYWANTNRSKNINPDPNDREYREVWPRGRTNHYWFDMNRDWLPVQLPESKVRIATFHKWLPNILTDHHEMGSNSSFFFQPGIPSRTHPLTPKMNQELTREIGTYHAKALDKIGSLYYSEESFDDFYYGKGSTFPDINGSIGILFEQGSSRGHAQETVNGVLTFPFTIRNQFTAALSTIEAANKMRTKILKYQQDFYKNSRDAETKKAIVFGDEKDAAKSYHLAEVLKRHQIKIHELKANFSSNGKNFKKGYSYVVPMDQKNQRLVKAMFDVRTKFQDSLFYDVSAWTFNYSFGVDLAENISLNKAGKEIVDLQMKQGNVSFNSSNGYLMSWNEYYTPKALNKILNKGIRAKVSMKNFKNGGNSYDYGTIFIPVQNQKLDQLELYQFLSKVAKENHLNINGVSTGLNDGIDLGSNNFSNIKPQKVAILVGGNMASSDAGEVWHLLDQRFDMKLTKLDMSYVSRVNLSKYTTIIVPNSYSFFDKAIEEKLKTWVKNGGTLIGYRNTVKWLSSKKFIDLEFNKTKIDTIESVSFENKSLKSGAQVIGGAIFEAKIDRSHPINFGYKNDKLALFRNTTVFIKADKKSFNNPIQYTSNPLLSGYISKENMKELKNTVPFKVQRLGKGKVIVFTDNTNFRAFWYGTNKLMMNAIFFGDKM is encoded by the coding sequence ATGAAAAAACTAATTGTACTTTTTTTATTACTCTCTATTTCTATATCAGCTCAGAAAGTTGATCTATCTTATTACCTACCAAGTGAAGTTTACAATTCAAGTATTCCAACACCAGAAAGTGTAATTGGTCATGAAGTGGGTGAGTGGCACATAACACATGACAAGTTGGTAGAATATATGAAAGCTTTAGCAAAAGCTTCTGATAGAATTTCTATAGAGAATAGAGGAACTACTTTTGAAGGAAGACCATTGTTATTGTTAACAATTACATCGCCAGAAAATCATCAGAATTTAGAAAACATTAGAAATAAACATATAGAAGCTACAGATAATTCATCTGTTGATATTTCAAATGATCCAATTGTTGTGTATCAAGGATTTTCAATTCATGGAAATGAACCAAGTGGTTCTAATGCGGCTTTAGCGGTGGCGTATTATTTAGCTGCTTCTAATAGAATTGATGACGTTTTAAAGAACACCGTTGTTTTATTTGATCCTTCTTTTAATCCAGATGGGTTGCAACGTTTTGCATATTGGGCAAATACAAATAGGAGTAAAAATATTAATCCAGATCCTAACGATAGAGAATACAGAGAGGTTTGGCCAAGAGGAAGAACAAATCATTATTGGTTTGATATGAATAGAGATTGGTTGCCAGTTCAGTTACCAGAAAGTAAGGTGAGAATTGCTACTTTTCATAAATGGTTGCCAAATATTTTAACAGATCATCATGAAATGGGAAGTAATTCTTCTTTCTTTTTTCAGCCAGGAATTCCAAGTAGAACACATCCTTTAACTCCAAAAATGAATCAGGAGTTAACAAGAGAAATAGGAACATATCATGCAAAAGCATTAGATAAAATAGGCTCTTTATACTACTCTGAAGAGAGTTTTGATGATTTTTACTATGGTAAAGGTTCTACATTTCCAGATATTAATGGAAGTATTGGTATTTTGTTTGAACAAGGAAGTTCTAGAGGTCATGCACAAGAAACTGTAAATGGAGTTTTAACGTTTCCATTTACAATAAGAAATCAGTTTACAGCTGCATTATCAACGATAGAAGCAGCTAATAAAATGCGAACTAAAATCTTAAAATATCAACAAGATTTTTATAAAAATTCTAGAGACGCAGAAACTAAAAAAGCAATTGTTTTTGGTGACGAAAAAGATGCCGCAAAAAGTTATCATTTGGCTGAAGTTTTAAAACGTCATCAAATTAAAATACACGAATTAAAAGCTAATTTTTCTTCAAACGGAAAAAACTTTAAAAAAGGATATAGTTATGTAGTGCCAATGGATCAGAAAAATCAACGATTGGTAAAAGCGATGTTTGATGTAAGAACAAAATTTCAAGATAGTTTGTTTTATGATGTTTCTGCTTGGACTTTTAATTATTCTTTTGGAGTAGATTTAGCTGAAAATATATCATTAAATAAAGCAGGAAAAGAGATTGTAGATTTACAAATGAAACAGGGAAATGTTTCATTTAATAGTAGCAATGGTTATTTAATGTCTTGGAATGAATATTACACACCAAAGGCTTTAAATAAGATTTTAAATAAAGGGATTAGGGCTAAAGTTTCAATGAAAAACTTTAAAAATGGAGGAAATAGTTATGATTACGGAACTATTTTTATTCCGGTTCAAAATCAGAAATTAGATCAATTAGAATTGTACCAGTTTTTAAGTAAAGTTGCGAAAGAAAATCATTTAAATATTAACGGAGTTTCTACAGGATTAAATGACGGAATAGATTTAGGTTCTAACAATTTTAGTAATATTAAACCACAGAAAGTTGCTATTTTGGTTGGTGGAAATATGGCTAGTAGTGATGCTGGTGAAGTTTGGCATTTGTTAGATCAGCGCTTTGATATGAAATTAACAAAATTAGACATGTCTTATGTTTCAAGAGTTAATTTGAGTAAGTACACAACTATTATTGTTCCTAACAGTTACTCTTTTTTTGATAAAGCTATTGAAGAGAAATTAAAAACTTGGGTTAAAAATGGTGGAACTTTAATTGGGTATAGAAATACAGTAAAATGGCTGTCTAGCAAAAAATTTATCGACTTAGAATTTAATAAAACTAAAATAGATACAATAGAGAGTGTATCTTTTGAAAATAAATCCTTAAAATCTGGAGCACAAGTTATTGGAGGAGCAATTTTTGAAGCGAAAATAGATCGTTCTCATCCAATTAATTTTGGGTACAAAAATGATAAGTTGGCATTATTTAGAAATACAACAGTTTTTATAAAAGCAGATAAAAAGAGTTTTAACAACCCTATACAATATACAAGTAATCCATTATTGAGTGGGTATATTTCTAAGGAAAACATGAAGGAACTAAAAAATACAGTTCCGTTTAAAGTGCAACGTTTAGGAAAAGGAAAAGTAATTGTTTTTACTGATAATACAAACTTCAGGGCTTTTTGGTACGGAACCAATAAGTTAATGATGAACGCTATCTTCTTTGGGGATAAAATGTAG
- a CDS encoding YqaE/Pmp3 family membrane protein: MSFFRVLFAIIFPPLSVIDKGCGSFFIIFLLTLCGWIPGVIGALVILNNPKN, encoded by the coding sequence ATGAGTTTTTTTAGAGTTTTATTTGCTATCATTTTTCCACCACTTTCTGTTATAGATAAAGGTTGTGGTTCTTTTTTTATTATTTTCTTACTTACACTTTGTGGATGGATTCCTGGAGTAATAGGAGCGTTAGTAATTTTAAATAATCCTAAGAATTAA
- a CDS encoding GNAT family N-acetyltransferase yields MTTQDFIIREILPKDNPEIAKVIRNVLVELNVPKVGTAYEDRATDEMFENYQKEKSIYFVVEHNNKVIGGAGIAQLDNFKGNTCELQKMYFLPLVRGKGIGTKLISTCLEKAKEFGFENCYLETMPYMHSAQKLYKKYGFTSLEKPVGNTGHYSCNVWMIKKI; encoded by the coding sequence ATGACAACTCAAGATTTTATCATTAGAGAAATCCTACCAAAAGACAATCCTGAAATTGCTAAAGTAATTAGAAATGTTTTAGTAGAATTAAATGTACCAAAAGTTGGAACAGCCTATGAAGATAGGGCTACAGACGAAATGTTTGAAAATTATCAAAAAGAAAAATCTATTTACTTTGTTGTAGAACATAATAATAAAGTTATTGGTGGAGCAGGAATTGCACAATTAGATAATTTTAAAGGCAATACTTGTGAGTTGCAAAAAATGTACTTCTTGCCTTTAGTTCGTGGAAAAGGAATTGGCACAAAATTGATATCTACTTGTTTAGAAAAAGCAAAAGAATTTGGGTTTGAAAACTGCTATTTAGAAACCATGCCTTATATGCACTCTGCTCAGAAATTGTACAAAAAATATGGCTTTACTTCTTTAGAAAAACCAGTTGGAAATACCGGACATTATTCTTGTAACGTTTGGATGATAAAAAAAATATGA
- a CDS encoding YigZ family protein, with protein MNDVYKTIEKPSEETLFKEKGSKFFGYTFPVLTEGEVKECLEELKKKHHSARHFCYAYQFGIEKIKFRANDDGEPNNSAGLPIYGQIQSFEVTNILIVSVRYFGGTKLGVGGLISAYKTSAQIALEASEILEKTINIEYKLTFNYDLMNAVMRIVKEKKLDIINQKLEENCQYIISVRKKDAASIFEIFENLYKVDIKELET; from the coding sequence ATGAACGACGTATATAAAACGATAGAAAAACCATCAGAAGAAACACTTTTTAAAGAAAAAGGAAGTAAGTTTTTTGGTTATACTTTTCCTGTTTTAACGGAAGGTGAAGTAAAAGAGTGTTTAGAAGAACTAAAGAAAAAACATCATTCTGCGCGTCATTTTTGTTATGCATATCAATTTGGAATTGAGAAAATTAAATTTAGAGCAAATGATGATGGTGAGCCTAATAATTCTGCAGGTTTACCAATTTACGGACAAATACAGTCTTTTGAAGTAACGAACATTTTAATAGTTTCTGTACGTTATTTTGGAGGTACAAAATTAGGTGTTGGCGGTTTGATCTCTGCATATAAAACTTCTGCACAAATAGCTTTAGAGGCGTCAGAAATTTTAGAGAAAACAATTAACATTGAGTACAAACTAACTTTTAATTATGATTTGATGAATGCTGTCATGAGAATCGTAAAAGAGAAAAAGTTAGATATTATAAATCAAAAATTAGAAGAAAATTGCCAGTATATTATTTCAGTAAGAAAAAAAGATGCTGCATCAATTTTTGAAATTTTTGAGAACCTATATAAAGTTGATATTAAAGAATTAGAAACCTAA
- a CDS encoding tRNA-binding protein codes for MTEEITFEDFLKVDIRVGTIIEVNDFPKARKPAYQLIIDFGDLGTKKSSAQITDLYSKEELLNRQVTAIVNFKSRQIANFMSQCLILGVYNTDGNVVLLQASKPTKNGEQVS; via the coding sequence ATGACAGAAGAAATTACTTTCGAAGACTTTTTAAAGGTTGATATTAGAGTTGGAACCATTATAGAAGTAAATGATTTTCCAAAAGCAAGAAAACCAGCATATCAATTAATTATTGATTTTGGAGATTTAGGGACAAAAAAATCGAGCGCACAAATTACCGACTTATACTCAAAGGAGGAATTGTTAAACAGACAAGTAACTGCAATTGTAAACTTTAAATCGAGACAAATTGCGAATTTTATGAGTCAGTGTTTAATTTTAGGTGTATACAATACTGATGGAAACGTAGTTTTATTACAAGCTTCTAAGCCTACTAAAAATGGTGAGCAGGTTTCTTAA
- a CDS encoding EamA family transporter translates to MIYLLLSILFSTGLIVIFKYFGIFKIDVLKAICVNYIVACSMGLLFAERKIPITEIYLEPWFGGALILGALFVSIFFVMAMTAQNNGVSVTSIAGKMSVVVPILFGIILYNESVTFLKVLGIMIALIAVYLSSVKEEKSGKKGTLLFPILLFLGSGTIDTLLKYIQVNYVADEDVPVFSAGLFGIAAIFGFTILAIKTIKKREAFGLKNILAGIILGVPNYFSIFFIIKALQNKNFESSTLFTINNVAIVIVSTLVGLLLFKEKFSLKNKIGVALAILGIVLVTVA, encoded by the coding sequence TTGATTTATCTACTATTAAGTATCCTTTTTTCTACAGGTTTAATTGTCATTTTTAAATATTTCGGTATTTTTAAAATTGATGTATTAAAAGCTATTTGTGTAAATTACATTGTAGCCTGCTCTATGGGGCTTTTGTTTGCAGAAAGAAAAATACCAATCACAGAAATTTATTTAGAACCTTGGTTTGGGGGTGCATTAATTTTAGGAGCATTATTTGTTTCTATCTTTTTTGTGATGGCAATGACAGCTCAAAATAATGGTGTTTCAGTTACTTCAATTGCTGGTAAAATGTCTGTTGTTGTTCCTATTTTATTCGGAATAATTTTATATAACGAATCAGTAACTTTCTTAAAGGTTTTAGGAATTATGATTGCTTTAATCGCTGTGTATTTATCTTCTGTTAAAGAGGAGAAGTCAGGGAAAAAAGGAACTCTATTATTCCCGATTTTACTGTTTTTAGGTTCCGGAACAATAGATACGCTTTTAAAATATATTCAAGTAAATTATGTTGCAGATGAAGATGTTCCTGTTTTTTCTGCAGGTTTGTTTGGTATAGCAGCTATTTTTGGATTTACAATTTTAGCAATTAAAACAATCAAAAAAAGAGAAGCTTTTGGGCTTAAAAATATTCTTGCAGGAATTATTTTAGGAGTACCTAATTACTTCTCAATTTTCTTTATAATTAAAGCTTTACAGAATAAAAATTTCGAGAGCTCAACATTATTTACCATAAATAATGTGGCAATAGTAATTGTGTCAACGTTGGTTGGCTTGTTATTGTTTAAAGAAAAATTCAGTCTTAAAAATAAAATAGGAGTTGCTTTGGCAATTTTAGGAATTGTATTGGTTACTGTTGCATAA
- a CDS encoding DUF1338 domain-containing protein, whose protein sequence is MSLVQIFEKLWKEYAERTPSALKIKDLFINEGNEVFNDHVAIRTFDDKRINIEVLATPFLEAGYVECGDYHFEKKKLYAKHYEHSTDKNAPRVFISQLLIKEFSEELQAIVKNMIDAISLEDLNSSELIFKGRLWEQPSFELYEKLQAETEYAAWMYVNGFCANHFTVDVNKLDNFDSLQQVNEFLKENGFMMNTSGGEIKGTPIEMLEQSSILADKISVEFLEVTKEITSCYYEFAFRHPMNNGDLYSGFIAGSADKIFESTDMILS, encoded by the coding sequence ATGTCATTAGTACAAATATTCGAAAAACTTTGGAAGGAATACGCAGAAAGAACTCCTTCTGCACTTAAGATTAAGGACTTATTTATAAACGAAGGAAATGAGGTTTTTAATGATCATGTAGCTATTAGAACTTTTGATGATAAACGCATAAATATTGAAGTTTTAGCAACTCCGTTTTTAGAAGCTGGTTATGTAGAATGTGGTGATTATCATTTTGAAAAAAAGAAATTATATGCCAAACATTATGAGCATTCAACTGATAAAAATGCACCAAGAGTTTTTATAAGTCAGTTATTAATCAAAGAGTTTTCTGAGGAGCTGCAAGCAATTGTAAAAAACATGATTGATGCCATTTCACTTGAAGATTTAAATTCTTCTGAATTGATTTTTAAAGGACGTTTGTGGGAACAACCTTCTTTTGAGTTGTATGAAAAATTACAGGCAGAAACTGAGTATGCAGCTTGGATGTATGTAAATGGATTCTGTGCAAATCATTTTACTGTAGATGTTAATAAGTTAGATAACTTTGACTCTCTGCAACAAGTAAACGAATTCTTAAAAGAAAACGGGTTTATGATGAATACATCTGGTGGAGAAATTAAAGGAACTCCTATAGAAATGTTAGAGCAGTCTAGTATTTTAGCAGATAAAATTTCGGTTGAATTTTTAGAAGTAACAAAAGAAATTACTTCTTGTTATTATGAATTTGCATTCCGTCATCCAATGAATAATGGAGACTTATATTCTGGTTTTATTGCAGGGTCTGCTGATAAAATTTTTGAAAGTACTGATATGATATTATCATAA